The following coding sequences lie in one Lolium perenne isolate Kyuss_39 chromosome 2, Kyuss_2.0, whole genome shotgun sequence genomic window:
- the LOC127330221 gene encoding uncharacterized protein: MKWRKVLKETYTLQTAGRFCRRHPSVLCLLLCVVILYKYYFSWFSLLVATSPILLLTGFFLGIILAYGEPNNPNNDNIYKKIQKAPQSLNIHDNAKSVGDVSRPQIPSSQERLVNHKNSEKKIHKGSHGRSSSSESVSGASDGSETDTHPMLHAFHQLRSATSSSVSSQDGDSGSNSTEDETENQDGNDESRLEKKDGVKVVAWTADDQKNILKIGCLEIERNQRLETLIARRRARKYVNRNLIDFDSSESLPTVEELSKFNVQLPTVFAPRRNPFNLPYDEDNFPESAPSAPLKMRNAFQLPRKQEDESSSTGGDNLSNVEPGTVAPQPQKNRMLRRHESFTEGAPFITDFWQDLQPSRFRPYFVTETTDNDGFTVPILERETSAKSSVQDSNSTASVADQEIQKELLEDSSNQGQGPSFSQTDEQSPSAQYMREDPLALDIDPPVLISESSDDDMPLPDGHIYDWEEAQGSENLNLSHLEDLSVMQYPQEMEMTSNDFHQISPHSDDLESMSSSTEATGLFEVNNIELTGRESEIDETQIGDPIYDSSPSGTDKPTSMGSPIDAVFLQEGNAHNYSDAQASKEEEGSPSRIEVPSNEIISPSLSSMEASRQNGTSEIMDHAIVDYGVHTDSLCHPDPAVSDISSRSVASS; this comes from the exons ATGAAATGGCGAAAGGTTTTAAAAGAGACATACACCTTACAGACTGCAGGCCGATTCTGTCGGCGTCATCCTTCAGTTCTCTGCTTATTGCTTTGCGTGGTTATATTGTACAAGTACTACTTCAGCTGGTTCTCCCTCCTTGTGGCCACATCGCCAATCCTCCTACTCACAGGTTTCTTCCTTGGAATTATCCTAGCTTATGGTGAACCGAACAATCCAAACAATGATAATATCTACAAAAAGATACAAAAGGCTCCTCAAAGTCTGAATATCCACGATAATGCTAAATCAGTTGGGGATGTATCTCGTCCACAAATTCCATCTAGTCAGGAGAGATTAGTTAACCACAAAAACAGTGAGAAGAAAATCCATAAGGGATCTCATGGCCGAAGTTCTTCTTCTGAATCAGTATCAGGTGCATCAGATGGCTCAGAAACAGATACCCATCCAATGCTTCACGCATTTCATCAGCTCCGGTCGGCAACCAGTTCATCAGTTTCATCTCAAGATGGAGATTCTGGTAGTAACAGCACTGAGGATGAAACTGAGAATCAAGACGGCAATGATGAGAGCAGACTCGAGAAGAAAGATGGTGTTAAAGTTGTGGCATGGACTGCTGATGATCAGAAGAACATACTGAAAATTGGATGTTTGGAGATTGAGAGAAACCAAAGGCTGGAGACCTTGATTGCTAGGCGTAGGGCTAGGAAATATGTAAATAGGAACTTGATAGACTTTGACAGCAGTGAGTCCCTCCCAACAGTGGAGGAACTCTCAAAGTTTAATGTCCAACTTCCAACTGTTTTTGCACCTAGGAGAAATCCTTTTAATCTTCCCTATGATGAAGACAACTTTCCGGAATCTGCTCCATCTGCACCGTTGAAAATGAGAAACGCATTCCAGCTTCCACGCAAGCAAGAAGATGAGAGTAGCTCCACTGGAGGAGATAACTTAAGTAATGTGGAGCCTGGTACTGTTGCACCTCAACCACAAAAGAATAGAATGCTTAGGAGGCATGAGAGCTTCACAGAAGGAGCACCATTCATCACTGACTTCTGGCAAGATTTACAGCCTTCTCGGTTCAGACCATACTTTGTTACGGAAACAACGGATAATGATGGATTTACAGTTCCAATTCTTGAAAGAGAAACTAGTGCAAAGAGTTCTGTTCAAGACTCAAACAGTACTGCTTCAGTTGCTGATCAAGAAATCCAGAAAGAGCTATTGGAGGATAGCTCAAACCAAGGACAGGGACCGTCATTTAGTCAAACCGATGAACAATCTCCTTCAGCCCAATATATGAGAGAGGACCCTTTGGCACTCGACATCGACCCACCTGTACTAATTAGTGAGTCATCGGATGATGACATGCCGCTACCTGATGGGCATATATATGATTGGGAGGAAGCCCAAGGCAGTGAAAATTTGAACTTATCTCACTTGGAAGATCTTAGTGTTATGCAATACCCACAAGAAATGGAGATGACAAGCAATGATTTCCATCAAATTTCTCCACATTCAGATGATCTTGAATCGATGTCATCATCAACAGAAGCTACCGGACTTTTTGAGGTTAATAACATCGAACTAACAG GCAGGGAATCTGAGATCGATGAAACCCAGATTGGTGATCCAATCTATGATTCAAGTCCATCAGGGACCGATAAGCCCACATCTATGGGTTCACCAATTGATGCAGTTTTTCTGCAAGAAG GTAATGCTCATAATTATTCTGATGCTCAAGCTAGCAAGGAAGAAGAGGGCTCACCATCAAGGATTGAGGTTCCTTCCAATGAGATAATTTCACCTAGTTTGTCTTCAATGGAGGCAAGTAGACAAAACGGAACTTCAGAGATAATGGATCATGCCATTGTTGATTATGGAGTCCACACAGATTCTCTTTGTCATCCAGACCCAGCAGTATCAGATATTAGTTCTCGTTCAGTTGCAAGCAGTTAA